In Castanea sativa cultivar Marrone di Chiusa Pesio chromosome 6, ASM4071231v1, a single window of DNA contains:
- the LOC142641223 gene encoding small ubiquitin-related modifier 1, with product MSGVTNQEEDKKPTDQSAHINLKVKGQDGNEVFFRIKRSTQLKKLMNAYCDRQSVDISSIAFLFDGRRLRAEQTPDELEMEDGDEIDAMLHQTGGATA from the exons ATGTCGGGAGTGACGAACCAGGAAGAAGACAAGAAGCCCACTGATCAATCGGCCCACATCAATCTCAAAGTCAAGGGCCag GATGGAAATGAAGTATTTTTCAGGATTAAGAGGAGCACTCAACTGAAGAAGCTTATGAATGCTTATTGTGATCGGCAGTCAGTGGATATCAGCTCAATTGCATTCTTGTTTGATGGCCGTCGTCTCCGAGCGGAGCAGACCCCAGATGAG CTGGAAATGGAGGATGGAGATGAGATTGATGCCATGCTGCACCAAACAGGAGGTGCCACTGCGTAA
- the LOC142638083 gene encoding ubiquitin-conjugating enzyme E2 11-like yields the protein MDSCSWSKLPRELMELIFRRSMNTKDLGRCSLVCTTWRLVIADIWGKNFSLLRTANTGVTRRIVWDYKNFQIETFKGCKVELVDSLFHWEAIMIGPKDTPYADGVFLLKICLSENHSLQPPKVKFLTKVYHPNISRAGRVCVEKSWCPSLTIYQLLLVIYARFSNPEPDDPINCEIAQIYKTQRIQYDENARDWTKKYATASQKSAIDWSRFLKNNKILEPTKLVD from the exons atGGATTCATGTTCATGGTCCAAGCTACCACGAGAACTCATGGAACTTATATTTAGACGTTCCATGAACACAAAGGATCTTGGGAGATGTAGTCTTGTTTGTACCACTTGGCGATTAGTTATTG CTGACATTTGGGGGAAGAATTTCTCTTTGTTGAGAACTGCAAATACAGGAGTTACTCGGAGAATTGTGTGGGACTACAAGAATTTTCAGATAGAGACTTTTAAAGGTTGCAAAGTTGAGCTTGTTGACAGCCTCTTCCACTGGGAGGCCATCATGATTGGTCCCAAAGATACCCCTTATGCTGATGGGGTCTTCCTCTTAAAAATCTGTTTGTCTGAAAATCATTCATTGCAGCCCCCCAAGGTCAAATTCCTAACCAAG GTCTACCACCCAAACATTAGCCGAGCTGGCAGGGTATGTGTTGAGAAATCATGGTGCCCATCACTTACCATCTACCAACTTCTCCTAGTTATCTATGCTCGCTTCTCCAACCCTGAACCTGATGATCCAATTAATTGTGAGATTGCTCAAATCTATAAGACTCAGAGAATTCAATATGATGAGAATGCAAGAGACTGGACCAAGAAATATGCTACTGCAAGCCAGAAAAGCGCAATAGATTGGTCACGATTTCTcaagaacaataaaattttggaaCCAACAAAATTGGTGGACTAA